One Brassica napus cultivar Da-Ae chromosome C2, Da-Ae, whole genome shotgun sequence DNA window includes the following coding sequences:
- the LOC106374735 gene encoding transcription factor MYB1R1-like, which produces MADGSNTVACGISKEIMLFGVRVVLDPMRKSVSLNNLSDYEQTKEILKIGGEDGDGQDMNKTNSCYASADEAVPVSSNRERKRGVPWSEEEHKLFLLGLGKVGKGNWKGISKNFVKTRTSTQVASHAQKYFLRRSNLNRRRRRRSSLFDMTTPTVMPMEEVQENSSQPSSLVPEVNLVPSTSQAWSEPISLSLSLAISNINEPSSSSSRHSAFNTIGVA; this is translated from the exons ATGGCCGACGGTAGTAACACGGTCGCGTGCGGAATAAGTAAAGAGATTATGCTGTTTGGTGTTAGGGTTGTGCTTGACCCTATGAGAAAGAGCGTGAGTTTGAACAACTTGTCTGATTATGAGCAGACGAAGGAGATCCTAAAGATCGGTGGCGAGGATGGAGATGGACAAGATATGAACAAAACCAACTCCTGTTACGCTTCCGCGGATGAAGCTGTTCCGGTTTCTTCTAACCGTGAGAGGAAACGAG GAGTTCCATGGAGTGAGGAAGAGCACAAGCTGTTCTTGCTTGGTCTGGGGAAAGTAGGAAAAGGAAATTGGAAAGGAATATCTAAAAACTTTGTCAAGACCAGAACGTCTACTCAAGTAGCTAGTCATGCTCAGAAATACTTTCTCCGGCGAAGTAATCTCAACCGTCGCCGCCGGAGAAGATCTAGCCTTTTTGACATGACAACTCCTACG GTCATGCCCATGGAAGAAGTGCAGGAGAACTCATCACAACCATCTTCTCTTGTACCAGAAGTTAACCTGGTCCCATCTACTTCGCAAGCTTGGTCTGAACCGATCTCTCTCAGCCTCTCACTAGCCATATCTAATATAAATgagccatcttcttcttcttcaaggcATTCAGCATTCAACACCATTGGAGTCGCTTAA